In Bradyrhizobium sp. 170, the DNA window AGGAGCCGAACGGCATGTCCACCACGACCAGCGCGTGCTGCGACCCGCGCATCACCGCATGCCCCTGCAGGATCATCATGTCGAGCGTCACCGGCACCGTGGTCTCGAAACCGTGCATGACGTTGCCGAGGGAATCGCCGACCAGAATGACGTCGCAGTGGCGATCCACCAGCGCTGCGGTATGCGCATGGTAGGACGTCAGCATCACGATCGGCTCGCCGTTCTTGCGCGCGCGGATATCCGGCGCAGTTTTGCGCTTGATCGCAGATTGAACCGACATGCTAGACTCCAACCACGGGGACGCCGATCACGACCGGGTGGAACGCGAATGCGAGCGCCAGATAGGCGACGAGGCCGACCGCGATCGCGATCAGATCGTTGCCGGGACCACCGACGGGGATCGGCGGCGCGCCGGCGTCGGAACGAGATTTCAGCGAAATACGGTCATATACCGCCCATGCGAGAAACGACCCGAACAGGATGATCGAGCCGAGATCGCCGTTGGCGAGCAGATGCGCCGCAGCCCACAGCTTGATGCCCGTCAGCATCGGATGCTTCAGCGTCGTATAGATCCGGCCGCGAATGTAGGACGCAACCACCATGATGACCGCGGGCAGCATCAGGGCCAGCGTAATGTGCTTGAGCGCCGTCGGCGGGGTCCAGACGTCGATCCAGCCGGTCGCACGATACTTCGCAAAACCCCAGATGATCAGCGCAAGCCCTGCGAACGAGGCCAGCGCATAGCCGATCTTGTAACCGCCCTCGCCGGTCGCGGCGATGACCTGCGCGCGCAGCTTGCGCTGGATGGTGAGCGTGTGGACGCCGAAGAACAGGAGCAGGCCCAGGATCAACACCAGCAGTCCCATGATGTCCTCCCGTTGCGCGGCTGGTTTGCCGGTATTATCCGCGTATCATCTTAGGGGCTTGGTGCGCAATGCGCCACGCGGACGTCGTCACGGCTTCTCCGCCTGCTTTGCCAAATCGCGGTTGTCGACGTAGCGGATCGCGATCGGCCGCCCGGCCAGCGCACCGCCCAGTCCGGACGTGAACTTGAGCGGCGCGCAGCCCGCGAGCGAGGTGTTGATCGCTTTGAGATAGGCAGCGCGGGTATCTGCCGGGGCGCCGGCCGTGGCATAGGTCACGCGCGGGGCGGCGATGATCTCGCCCGAGCGCTTGAAGCTGAAGCGAACCGACATCTGCATGCCCGGCCGCGCGATATCGGAAGGCGGCGGCGACCAGCAGGACCGGAGCGCCGCAAACAGGTCGCCGATGGTATCGAGATCGTGGTCGGGCTTGCGATATTTCGCGGCCTGGTCCTGCGGTGGCACGGTTTCGATCGTGAGTTGCAGGTTCTGGCCGTAGGGATAATCGATCTCGGGAATGCACGGACCATCATTGAACACGCTGCAAAACGACGGTGTGCAGGGCTGGCCGTCGAGCACGCTGCAGGGCGCATGCGCAAACGGCGTCGCGTCGATCTGCCGCCGCGACTGGGCATCGGCCGTGCTCATCCCGACGAACAGGCCGATCAGACAGACGATGATGCACCGAAGCATGCGGGCGGGTCCTCATGGACGACCCAACCAAGCTGGTGCGCATATTCGTCCGCATCAAGGCTGATGGCGTTCACATCCCTGCGTTCATGGCCGACAGTTCCGCAATCAGGGCCTTCTCGCCGGGCTGGTCGAGGACGCCGGCCGTATAGAGCGAGATGCCGCCATAAAGCGTGATGTAGACCTTCATCACCGCGCGGCGCCGATCGGCCGGGCTCTCGATATCCTGGCAGAATATCCGCATGGCCTGGGTGATGACCTTGTGGACCGCGGCCTGCAGCGGCGGATTGTGCTTCATGGTCGCGTGCGGGCGGCTGGTCATCAGAGCGTAGAGCGCGCGATTGGCCAGGGCGAAACGGACATATTTCGCGGTATAGTCCTGCGGCGTCTCTGCCTTGACGAGGATGGCGGCGAGCCGGGTATAGGCCTCGGTCGCCACCGCATCCAGCAGCGCCTCGCGGTCGGCGAAATGATTGTACAGCGAGCGATGCGCGACGCCGACGGCCTCCGCGACCTCACGCAAGCTCAGCTGCTCATGGCCGGCCGCGGCCACGAGGCGCGTGGCGGCCTTCAGCGCCGCGGATTTCAGATTGCCATGGCGATAGGTCGCCCGGCGTGGCTTCACTGTCATGCCTCCTTCATACAAAGGCACGGGACGCAACGCCACCACCGGACGGGTCGAAGTTGGCGTCTCAGGCCGACGCCCGCTGGGCAACACGGTCCTCGCCATATTGCGGCGTGATGTCCTCGTCGATCATGCCTCGGATCATCTTGATCACGGCCCCGCGCGCTCGTGCCTTGGTGGCGGCGTGAGCGGTCATGTTGAGGGTGGCGAGCGCCTGCGCGGCCTCCTCGGCGCTGCGCTCCAGCGCGTCAGCCGGAACGACGCGGTCAAAGAAGCCGGCGGTGACGGCTTCGGTGGGGCCGAACATTTCCGCTGTCATCACCACCCTGCTGAAACAGGCCGGCGTCAGCCGCTGTCGCGCGATCTCGATGGCGAAGCGCGGCACGGTAAGCCCGATCGCGACCTCGTTCATGCCGATCCGGTAGTCGCCCTCGGCGGCAATGCGATGGTCGCTGGACATGATGAGGAAGGCCCCCATCGGATAGGCGTTGCCCTGGCAGGCCGCCACCACAGGTGTCGGGAACGAGAGGATGCGCAGCGCCAGTTCTGCGCCCGCTTTCACCATCAGATATTGGTCCTCGGCGCTCCCCTTGGCGAAGACGCTAAGATCGAAGCCGCCGGAAAAATGCTTGCCCCGCGCCTTCAGGATCACGACGGTCTTGTCTTTTTCCGCCTGATCGAACGCCGCGTGCAGCGCATTCAGCATCGCAAGCGACATCACATTGGCCTTGCCGTCGTCGATCACAATGGCGCCGACCGGGCCGGAACGGGAATAGGTCGCGAGATCAGTCATGATTTGCCTCCCTGTCGTTATAAGTATCCAGTGGATACTTTAGCGGACACGGATCCGGCGCAAGGGATTTCTCCAGACGGGAAATGCATGCTGGCATCCACTGGATGCATATGTCTCGGCGAATGCCTGCTGGCTCCCGGCAAAGAGGCGTCATCGTCCGGCTTGACCGGACGATCCAGTATTCCAGAGACAATAGTGATTCACCGTGAGGCCGCGGCGTACTGGGTCCCCGCTTTCGCGGAGGACGACAGATGGGGCGGAGCGACAGCGCTCCGACTACGCCTTCTTCTTCACGTCCTTGACGTTGGAAAAATTGATCCCCTCGGCCCGTTCGCGGGTATAGCCGAGATAGAACTCGTTCTTGGCCATGAATACCGGATCGCCGTCGACGTCATCGGCGATGCCGGAGCCGTTGGCGGCGATGAAAGCGTCGAGTTTCTTGCGATCGTCGGACGAGACCCAGCGCGCGAGCTGGAACTCCGAGACCTCGAATTCCACCGGCAGCGAATATTCCGCGTCGAGCCGCGCCTTGAGCACGTCGAGCTGCAGCGGACCGACGACGCCGACCAGCGCCGGTGCGCCGTCGCGCGGCCGGAACACCTGCACCACGCCCTCTTCCGACATCTGCTGCAGGGCTTCCTTCAGCTTCTTCGCCTTCATCGCGTCCGTCAGGCGCACGCGGCGGACGATTTCCGGCGCAAAGCTCGGAACTCCGACGAAGGTGATATCCTCGCCCTCGGTCAGCGTATCGCCGATCCGAAGCGTGCCGTGGTTGGGAATGCCGACGACGTCGCCGGCAAAGGCTTCGTCTGCCACAGAACGATCCTGGGCGAAGAAGAACTGCGGCGACGACAGCGACATGTTCTTGCCGGTGCGCACCAGTTTTGCCTTCATGCCGCGGCTGAGTTTGCCTGAACATAGGCGCGCGAAGGCGATACGATCGCGGTGGTTCGGATCCATGTTGGCCTGGATCTTGAACACGAACGCGCTCATGCGCGGCTCGGCCGCCTCGACCTTGCGCAGGTTCGAATCTTGCGCCCGGGGCGCAGGCGCAAACTTGCCAAGACCTTCCAGCAGGTCGCCGACGCCGAAATTGCGCAGCGCGCTGCCGAAATAGACCGGCGTGAGATGGCCTTCGCGAAATGCCTGCAGCTCGAACGGCTTGCAGGCTTCCGAGACCAGCGCGAGTTCATCCTTGATCTCGGCGACGTCGAGATTGGCGTTGCGGCCGGTGAGATCGGCGATGTCGATCTGCTCGGTCGCGCCGGTCTTGGCGCCGCCGCCTTCGAGCAGGCGCACACCGCCATTGACGACGTCGTAGGTGCCGAGGAAGTCGCGGCCGCGGCCGACCGGCCAGGTCATCGGCGTGGTGTCGAGCGCCAGCGTCTTTTCGATCTCGTCCAGGAGTTCGAACGTGTCGCGGCTCTCGCGATCCATCTTGTTGATGAAGGTGATGATCGGAATGTCGCGCAGCCGGCACACCTCGAACAGCTTTCGCGTCCGCGCCTCGATGCCCTTGGCGGCGTCGATCACCATCACGGCGGAATCGACCGCGGTCAGCGTGCGGTAGGTGTCTTCGGAAAAGTCCTCGTGGCCCGGCGTATCCAAGAGGTTGAAGACGAGGTCCTGGAACTCGAACGTCATCACCGAGGTCACGACCGAGATGCCGCGCTCGCGCTCGATCTTCATCCAGTCGGAACGGGTATTGCGCCGCTCGCCCTTGGCCTTGACCTGTCCCGCCAGATTGATGGCGCCGCCGAACAGCAGGAGTTTTTCGGTCAGCGTGGTCTTGCCGGCGTCCGGGTGGGAGATGATCGCAAACGTGCGCCGCCGCGCCACTTCATCGGCAAGCGGCGAGCGGGACGGCGATTCGGCAGTGACGGCAATGTCGGACATGAGGCTCGAGCGTTTGGCAGGGAAAACCGGGCTAATCAAGCCTCATTTGGTGGTTGCGGAGGGCGTTGGCCAGACCCATATCGGCAGCGGAAGGACGGCCTTCCATTTCACAGCTCATCCGCGGGGACGACCCTGCCTGGTTCGGAGGGTCGTGATGGCCTGGATCGTATTGTTCGTCGCCGGCCTCATGGAAATAGGCTGGGCTATCGGCCTCAAGTATACTGAAGGTTTCACACGCCTCGTTCCATCCGTCCTGACGCTCGCCTGCATGGCGGGCAGCATCCTCCTGCTCGGCCTTGCCTTGAAAGCGCTGCCGATCGGAACCGCCTACGCGGTGTGGACCGGTATCGGCGCGGTCGGAACGGCCATCCTGGGCATCGCCCTGTTCGGCGAGCCTGCTACCGCCGCCCGCCTCGCCTGCATCGGCCTGATCGTGGCCGGCATTGCCGGGCTCAAGCTTGTCACCTGATCAGCGCAACAGCAGTGCCGCCCAATAGGTCAACGCCGCCACGATCGCGGAAGCCGGAATGGTGATCACCCAGGCATAGACGATCGAACTCGCCACGTTCCAGCGCACCGCCGAAACCCGCCGCGCCGCGCCGACGCCGATGATCGAGCCGGTAATGGTGTGGGTCGTGGATACGGGAACCCCGAGAAAGGTCGCCATGAACAGGGTCGCCGCCCCGCCGGTTTCAGCGCAAAAACCCTGCATCGGCGTCAGCTTCGTAATCCGCAGCCCCATGGTGCGGACGATCCGCCAGCCTCCCATCAGGGTGCCGAGGCCCATGGCCGCCTGGCAGGAAATCACGACCCAGAACGGGATGTTAAAGTCCGCGCCGAGGTGACCCTGCGAATAGAGCAGCACCGCGATGATGCCCATGGTCTTTTGCGCGTCATTGCCGCCATGGCCGAGCGAATAGAGCGACGCCGAGACGAATTGCAGGATGCGGAAGGCGCGGTCGACCGCAAACGGCGTCGAGCGCACCGAGAGCCAGGACACGATCGCGACCAGCACCAGCGCCAGCAGGAACCCGACCAGCGGCGACAGCACGATCGCCAGCAGCGTTTTCGACAGGCCGGTCCAGACAGCCGCCGAAATCCCGGCCTTTGCCATGCCGGCGCCCACCAACCCGCCGATCAGCGCGTGCGAACTGGACGAGGGAATCCCGAGCGCCCACGTGATCAGGTTCCAGACGATGGCGCCCACAAGTGCCGCGAAAATCACGGTGGCATCGACAACGCTCGGTTCGATGATGCCGGTGCCGATCGTATTGGCGACGTGGAGCCCGAACACCAGGAAGGCGATGAAATTGAAAAAGGCGGCCCAGATCACCGCATATTGCGGGCGCAACACGCGGGTCGACACGATCGTTGCGATCGAATTGGCGGCGTCGTGCAACCCGTTGAGGAAGTCGAACAGCAGCGCGACCGCGATCAGGAAGACCAGAATCGGAAGACCGAGCGAGGCGTCCACTTGATTGGCCCTGCCCTATACCTGTTCGATCACGATGGAATTGATCTCATTGGCGACGTCGTCGAAGCGGTCGGATACTTTCTCAAGATGCTTGTAGATTTCGGCGCCCACGATGAAATCCATCGAGTTGCCGCCTCGGTGCTTGAGAAACAGTTCCTTCAATCCGATGTCGTGGAGATCGTCGATGCGGCCCTCCAGCTTTCCGATCTCCTCGGTAATGGCGGTCAGCATCGCGACGTTGTTTCCGATCGACTGCATCAGCGGCAGCGCACGACCGACCAGATTGGCGCACTCGACCAGCAGGGTCCCGATCTCGCGCATCGGCGGCTCGAAGATGCGGACCTCGAACAGCACCACCGCCTTCGCAGTCTGCTGCATCTGATCGATCGCATCGTCCATCGCGGTGATCAGGTTCTTGATGTCACCGCGGTCGAACGGGGTAATGAAAGTGCGTCGGACCGCTGTCAGCACCTCGCGGGTAATGCCGTCGGCGTCATTTTCGAACTGGTTGACGCGCTGGCAGAACACCGGCGTCTCGTCGCCGCCGCGCAGCATGTCCTGCAGCGCCAACGCCCCCTGCAGCACCGTCTGGGCGTGCCGGTCAAACAGGTCAAAAAACCGCTCCTCCTTGGGCAAAAAGGCACGAAACCAGCGCAGCATAGGTACTATCCATCGTTCAGGAACGGCCGCCCGGGGCGGCCCGTCACGAAGCTGTCATAGACCATCCGAAGACAAAGCGCGCGACGGCAGGCCCCGGGAAACGGGTCATCCACCGCTTTGTGGCACCGAAACAGGCGTCAAAACCGGCAGTTTTACAGCGATCTCCGGAAATAATGCGCGATTTCGCCGATCACGCCGCGGCGGAAGGTCAGCACGCAGGCGACGAAGATGACGCCCTGGATCACCGTCACCCACTGGCCGAACCCGGCCAGATATTGCTGCATGGCGATGATGACGAAGGCGCCGACCACCGGGCCGAACACCGTTCCGAGGCCGCCAACCAGCGTCATCAGCACGATTTCGCCCGACATCGTCCAGTGCACGTCGGTGAGCGAGGCGTTCTGCGCCACGAACACCTTCAGCGAGCCGGCAAAGCCCGCGATGGTCCCGGAGAGGATGAAGGCGAGCAGCTTGTACTGGTCGGTCTTGTAGCCCAGCGAGATCGCGCGCTGCTCGTTCTCGCGGATCGACTTCAGCACCTCGCCGAACGGCGAGTTGATGGTGCGGTAGATCAGCAGGAATCCGCCGAGGAAGCCGGCCAGCACGACGTAGTAAAGTACGGTCGGGTTAGCGAGATTGAAGACACCGAACAGATAGCCTTGCGGGATGCCCTGGATGCCGTCTTCGCCATGGGTAAAGGGCATCTGCAGATAGATGAAATACAGCAGTTGCGACAGCGCCAGCGTGATCATCGAGAAATAGATGCCCTGCCGACGGATCGAGATGAAGCCGGTGACGACCGAAAGAGCCGCGGCGGCGGCGACTCCGACCAGAATTCCGAGTTCAGGCGTAAAACCCCAAACCTTCAGCGCATGCGCCGTGCAGTAACCCGCGGTGCCCAGGAACATCGCGTGGCCGAACGACAGCAGGCCGCCATAGCCGATCAGGAGATTGAACGCGCAGGCGAGCAGCGCGAAGCACAGCGCCTGCATGACGAAGAACGGGTAGATGCCGGTCGCGGGCACCATGGCCAGCAGCACCGCCATCGCCGCGAACACGATCATTTCGTCGCGGATGGCCCGCGGGCTTGTCGGCAGTGTGTCGTCAGTCAATGCGCTCATGTCAGGCAGCCCGTCCGGTCAGTCCCGCAGGCTTCACCAGCAACACCAGCACCATCAGGACGAACACCACGGTGTTGGAAGCCTCGGGATAAAAATACTTGGTCAGTCCCTCGATCACGCCGAGGGCGAAGCCGGTGATGATCGATCCCATGATCGAGCCCATGCCGCCGATCACCACCACCGCGAACACGACGATGATCAGATCGGCGCCCATCAGCGGCCGCACCTGGTTGATCGGGGCCGACAACACGCCGGCCAGC includes these proteins:
- a CDS encoding branched-chain amino acid ABC transporter permease, whose translation is MSALTDDTLPTSPRAIRDEMIVFAAMAVLLAMVPATGIYPFFVMQALCFALLACAFNLLIGYGGLLSFGHAMFLGTAGYCTAHALKVWGFTPELGILVGVAAAAALSVVTGFISIRRQGIYFSMITLALSQLLYFIYLQMPFTHGEDGIQGIPQGYLFGVFNLANPTVLYYVVLAGFLGGFLLIYRTINSPFGEVLKSIRENEQRAISLGYKTDQYKLLAFILSGTIAGFAGSLKVFVAQNASLTDVHWTMSGEIVLMTLVGGLGTVFGPVVGAFVIIAMQQYLAGFGQWVTVIQGVIFVACVLTFRRGVIGEIAHYFRRSL
- a CDS encoding TetR/AcrR family transcriptional regulator; protein product: MTVKPRRATYRHGNLKSAALKAATRLVAAAGHEQLSLREVAEAVGVAHRSLYNHFADREALLDAVATEAYTRLAAILVKAETPQDYTAKYVRFALANRALYALMTSRPHATMKHNPPLQAAVHKVITQAMRIFCQDIESPADRRRAVMKVYITLYGGISLYTAGVLDQPGEKALIAELSAMNAGM
- the sugE gene encoding quaternary ammonium compound efflux SMR transporter SugE, whose translation is MAWIVLFVAGLMEIGWAIGLKYTEGFTRLVPSVLTLACMAGSILLLGLALKALPIGTAYAVWTGIGAVGTAILGIALFGEPATAARLACIGLIVAGIAGLKLVT
- a CDS encoding crotonase/enoyl-CoA hydratase family protein gives rise to the protein MTDLATYSRSGPVGAIVIDDGKANVMSLAMLNALHAAFDQAEKDKTVVILKARGKHFSGGFDLSVFAKGSAEDQYLMVKAGAELALRILSFPTPVVAACQGNAYPMGAFLIMSSDHRIAAEGDYRIGMNEVAIGLTVPRFAIEIARQRLTPACFSRVVMTAEMFGPTEAVTAGFFDRVVPADALERSAEEAAQALATLNMTAHAATKARARGAVIKMIRGMIDEDITPQYGEDRVAQRASA
- a CDS encoding DUF47 domain-containing protein produces the protein MLRWFRAFLPKEERFFDLFDRHAQTVLQGALALQDMLRGGDETPVFCQRVNQFENDADGITREVLTAVRRTFITPFDRGDIKNLITAMDDAIDQMQQTAKAVVLFEVRIFEPPMREIGTLLVECANLVGRALPLMQSIGNNVAMLTAITEEIGKLEGRIDDLHDIGLKELFLKHRGGNSMDFIVGAEIYKHLEKVSDRFDDVANEINSIVIEQV
- a CDS encoding NnrU family protein, whose protein sequence is MGLLVLILGLLLFFGVHTLTIQRKLRAQVIAATGEGGYKIGYALASFAGLALIIWGFAKYRATGWIDVWTPPTALKHITLALMLPAVIMVVASYIRGRIYTTLKHPMLTGIKLWAAAHLLANGDLGSIILFGSFLAWAVYDRISLKSRSDAGAPPIPVGGPGNDLIAIAVGLVAYLALAFAFHPVVIGVPVVGV
- a CDS encoding peptide chain release factor 3; translated protein: MSDIAVTAESPSRSPLADEVARRRTFAIISHPDAGKTTLTEKLLLFGGAINLAGQVKAKGERRNTRSDWMKIERERGISVVTSVMTFEFQDLVFNLLDTPGHEDFSEDTYRTLTAVDSAVMVIDAAKGIEARTRKLFEVCRLRDIPIITFINKMDRESRDTFELLDEIEKTLALDTTPMTWPVGRGRDFLGTYDVVNGGVRLLEGGGAKTGATEQIDIADLTGRNANLDVAEIKDELALVSEACKPFELQAFREGHLTPVYFGSALRNFGVGDLLEGLGKFAPAPRAQDSNLRKVEAAEPRMSAFVFKIQANMDPNHRDRIAFARLCSGKLSRGMKAKLVRTGKNMSLSSPQFFFAQDRSVADEAFAGDVVGIPNHGTLRIGDTLTEGEDITFVGVPSFAPEIVRRVRLTDAMKAKKLKEALQQMSEEGVVQVFRPRDGAPALVGVVGPLQLDVLKARLDAEYSLPVEFEVSEFQLARWVSSDDRKKLDAFIAANGSGIADDVDGDPVFMAKNEFYLGYTRERAEGINFSNVKDVKKKA
- a CDS encoding inorganic phosphate transporter, with translation MDASLGLPILVFLIAVALLFDFLNGLHDAANSIATIVSTRVLRPQYAVIWAAFFNFIAFLVFGLHVANTIGTGIIEPSVVDATVIFAALVGAIVWNLITWALGIPSSSSHALIGGLVGAGMAKAGISAAVWTGLSKTLLAIVLSPLVGFLLALVLVAIVSWLSVRSTPFAVDRAFRILQFVSASLYSLGHGGNDAQKTMGIIAVLLYSQGHLGADFNIPFWVVISCQAAMGLGTLMGGWRIVRTMGLRITKLTPMQGFCAETGGAATLFMATFLGVPVSTTHTITGSIIGVGAARRVSAVRWNVASSIVYAWVITIPASAIVAALTYWAALLLR